The following proteins are encoded in a genomic region of SAR202 cluster bacterium:
- a CDS encoding DUF541 domain-containing protein, with amino-acid sequence MFKMKAILAGIGMSAIALAGIACATSEATVKTDAASNTNTTAAAPSSIGAPVPGTTSVNQNQVSSSNQTGIWVTGEGTIKMTPDLALINVGVEAMGLTVTEAREKAATAMTNIINALKANGIAERDIQTQYFNIYPRYEYPIVIENGYQYNKQTLVGYTVNNSALIKVRNVNNAGTIIDEVSKAGGDVTRINGINFTVDDTKPFVKQLREQAVKVAMAKAEHFATLTGVGVGDLIFIAETGGGSPVMQDTYYKAAMESGASTPINVGQLEIRMTVQAAFSIE; translated from the coding sequence ATGTTCAAAATGAAGGCTATCCTGGCGGGCATCGGGATGTCTGCCATTGCGCTGGCTGGAATCGCTTGCGCGACCAGCGAGGCGACGGTGAAGACCGACGCGGCATCCAACACGAACACGACGGCGGCAGCGCCATCCAGCATCGGGGCGCCCGTGCCGGGAACAACGAGCGTGAATCAAAACCAGGTATCCAGCAGCAACCAGACCGGCATCTGGGTGACCGGCGAAGGCACCATCAAGATGACGCCTGACCTTGCGCTTATCAACGTGGGCGTCGAGGCGATGGGCCTGACGGTAACCGAGGCGCGCGAGAAGGCCGCGACCGCGATGACGAACATCATCAACGCCCTCAAGGCCAACGGCATAGCCGAGCGGGACATCCAGACCCAGTACTTCAACATCTACCCGCGCTATGAGTACCCGATAGTTATTGAGAACGGCTACCAGTACAACAAACAGACCCTCGTCGGGTACACGGTGAACAACTCGGCCCTGATTAAGGTCCGCAATGTCAACAACGCGGGCACGATTATCGACGAGGTCTCGAAGGCCGGCGGAGACGTTACGCGCATCAACGGCATCAACTTCACGGTAGACGATACCAAGCCCTTCGTGAAGCAGCTCCGCGAGCAGGCCGTCAAGGTCGCCATGGCCAAGGCCGAGCACTTCGCGACCCTTACGGGCGTGGGCGTCGGCGACCTGATCTTCATCGCGGAGACCGGCGGCGGAAGCCCCGTCATGCAGGACACGTACTACAAGGCGGCGATGGAGTCCGGCGCCAGCACCCCGATCAACGTGGGCCAGCTCGAGATCCGCATGACCGTCCAGGCCGCATTCTCGATCGAATAG
- a CDS encoding RidA family protein, whose translation MGKIEDRLKQLNITLPSAQGPSANYVPCVRTGNMLYMSGVGPAKRADGTAPKGKVGKDLTVEQGYEAARLCGINLLARMQAELGTLDKVKRVVKVLGMVNSVDSLNQHPSVINGCSDLMVEIFGDKGRHARSAVGMNSLPFDIPVEVEMIVEIEA comes from the coding sequence ATGGGAAAGATTGAAGACAGGCTAAAGCAGCTAAACATCACCCTGCCGAGCGCGCAGGGCCCGTCCGCGAACTACGTGCCGTGCGTCCGCACCGGCAACATGCTCTACATGTCCGGCGTTGGACCGGCCAAGCGTGCGGACGGCACGGCGCCCAAGGGCAAAGTCGGCAAGGACCTTACCGTTGAGCAGGGGTACGAGGCAGCGCGACTCTGCGGCATCAACCTCCTCGCCAGGATGCAGGCCGAGCTGGGCACGCTGGACAAGGTGAAGCGCGTCGTCAAGGTGCTGGGCATGGTCAACTCTGTCGACTCGCTCAACCAGCACCCGTCCGTGATTAACGGCTGCTCCGACCTTATGGTGGAGATCTTCGGCGACAAGGGCCGCCACGCCAGGTCCGCCGTGGGCATGAACAGCCTGCCCTTCGATATCCCGGTCGAAGTCGAAATGATCGTTGAGATAGAGGCGTAG
- a CDS encoding aryldialkylphosphatase produces the protein MYPLSAIRAPTRALRRNALPKSVISGMAQTVLGPVRPEDLGPTSTHEHLLIDYVCMHKHPSEASEQRFARLPVTMEILGRIRYDPFSNLDNLMLDDENTAVAEALLFKRAGGKTIVDATTIGIGRDPRALARISRMAGINVIMGAGYYVDMVHPRDMTAKSVDDLAKQLVVEVQEGVGDTGIKAGIIGEIGCSWPLTANERKVVIAAAQAQQATGAPVLIHPGRNEYAPHEIVRILKESGADVPRVIISHMDRTISSAKALLELADMGCTVEYDLFGVEVSNYTLANFDMLNDAQRIGFIKLLVDKGHGTRVVTAHDIYSKHRLVKYGGHGYGYVLENMVPRMRKKGISDEAIEQIIVKTPARLLAFA, from the coding sequence ATGTATCCTCTATCCGCCATTCGCGCACCCACTCGCGCACTCAGGAGGAACGCTTTGCCCAAGTCCGTCATCTCCGGCATGGCCCAGACTGTGCTGGGACCCGTGCGGCCGGAGGACCTCGGCCCCACTTCCACCCACGAGCACCTGCTCATCGACTACGTTTGCATGCACAAGCATCCTTCCGAGGCGTCGGAGCAGCGATTCGCCAGACTCCCGGTAACAATGGAGATACTAGGCCGTATACGCTACGACCCGTTCAGCAATCTGGACAACCTTATGCTGGACGACGAGAATACCGCTGTTGCCGAGGCGCTGCTCTTCAAGCGCGCCGGCGGCAAGACGATCGTCGACGCCACCACCATCGGCATCGGCCGCGACCCCCGTGCGCTGGCGCGCATCTCCCGGATGGCCGGCATAAACGTGATCATGGGCGCGGGCTACTATGTAGACATGGTGCACCCCAGGGACATGACTGCGAAGTCGGTCGACGATCTGGCGAAGCAGCTAGTGGTAGAGGTCCAGGAGGGAGTCGGCGATACGGGGATCAAGGCGGGCATCATCGGCGAGATAGGCTGCTCGTGGCCTCTAACGGCGAACGAGCGCAAGGTAGTGATCGCCGCGGCGCAGGCCCAGCAGGCAACCGGCGCGCCGGTCCTGATCCACCCCGGCCGAAACGAGTACGCCCCCCACGAGATCGTTCGCATCCTCAAGGAATCCGGCGCGGACGTCCCGCGCGTCATCATAAGCCACATGGACCGCACGATCTCCAGCGCAAAAGCGCTACTTGAGCTCGCGGACATGGGCTGCACAGTCGAATATGATCTGTTCGGCGTTGAGGTATCCAACTACACGCTGGCGAACTTCGATATGCTCAACGACGCGCAACGCATCGGCTTCATCAAACTGCTGGTCGATAAGGGACACGGCACACGGGTTGTCACTGCTCACGACATCTACTCCAAGCACCGCCTCGTGAAGTACGGCGGGCACGGTTACGGCTACGTCCTGGAGAACATGGTGCCGAGAATGCGGAAGAAGGGGATATCGGACGAGGCGATTGAGCAGATCATCGTCAAGACTCCCGCGAGGCTGCTCGCATTTGCCTAG
- a CDS encoding Ig-like domain repeat protein, with product MGKLKLVAVLAAVLSVFLAATAASAASSSAVNLTAPSSSVVYGKSVVFTAKLYKGTRLIQGGTIQFRLGSCTGQQLGPNKTTNASGIATYTMDSTDFNVGLYTIAACYTGNLNDYLPSSRTRDIRIDKKTLTISGYTANDNVYNSGRSATVVGSPVLNGIVGDDEVAIVVNGLVGTFDDKNVGVDKPVHVKYGANGLVLGGAHQGNYKLAPLTLYADITPRALTVTGLSAQDKPFDGNTAAVITGTPVLSGITEEDSGERYGNEPTVTLSGTPVGTFESASVGDGKAVTVSGLSIEGPDAGNYDFSLPVLFANIELPVPTAFVTANNAAAEGKAEAGDTFTVTMNESAIDLGRIISGWTGAETAVVLRFFNNNVAFGGNDGIAVCTGSGMPTCVAGGTGSQNILGTVDLGSTEYIVTNNVDAPGTLSWDSNTQTFTVTVGTCTSQCTRFSTGGSSTATFKPINGATQAGGLRDTAGNGATQTVNEVGVHF from the coding sequence ATGGGCAAGTTAAAGCTGGTTGCGGTATTGGCGGCAGTGCTTTCGGTGTTTTTGGCGGCGACGGCGGCCTCGGCAGCTTCGAGCAGCGCGGTGAACCTGACGGCGCCAAGCTCAAGTGTTGTGTACGGCAAGAGCGTTGTCTTCACCGCAAAGCTGTACAAAGGTACGAGACTGATACAGGGAGGCACAATCCAGTTCAGGCTCGGGTCGTGCACCGGCCAGCAGTTGGGGCCTAACAAGACGACGAATGCATCAGGCATTGCTACTTACACCATGGACTCCACCGATTTCAACGTCGGCCTCTATACAATTGCGGCCTGTTACACAGGCAACTTGAATGACTATCTGCCGAGCAGCCGGACGCGCGATATCCGGATCGACAAAAAGACGCTGACGATCTCCGGGTACACAGCGAACGATAATGTGTACAACAGCGGGCGGTCGGCCACCGTGGTAGGGAGCCCGGTGCTCAACGGAATAGTCGGTGATGACGAGGTCGCTATTGTCGTTAACGGCCTGGTGGGCACATTTGACGATAAGAACGTTGGGGTAGACAAACCCGTGCACGTCAAGTACGGCGCCAACGGCCTTGTGCTCGGTGGCGCTCACCAGGGCAATTACAAGCTCGCGCCGCTGACCCTGTACGCCGACATCACCCCGCGGGCGCTGACCGTCACGGGACTTTCAGCGCAGGACAAGCCGTTCGACGGCAATACCGCTGCGGTAATAACCGGCACACCGGTCCTTTCCGGAATCACAGAAGAGGACTCCGGAGAGCGATACGGCAATGAGCCGACGGTCACCCTGTCGGGCACGCCTGTCGGCACATTCGAAAGCGCCAGTGTCGGCGATGGGAAGGCCGTTACAGTTTCCGGCCTGAGCATCGAAGGGCCGGACGCCGGCAACTACGATTTCTCGCTGCCGGTCCTTTTTGCGAATATTGAATTGCCGGTGCCCACAGCGTTTGTGACAGCGAACAACGCTGCCGCGGAGGGCAAGGCGGAGGCCGGCGACACCTTCACGGTCACGATGAATGAGAGCGCCATCGACCTGGGCAGGATCATAAGCGGGTGGACCGGCGCTGAGACGGCCGTTGTGCTGCGGTTCTTCAACAACAACGTCGCGTTTGGCGGGAACGACGGCATCGCGGTCTGCACGGGCAGCGGCATGCCCACATGTGTTGCTGGTGGGACCGGCTCTCAGAACATTCTTGGTACGGTGGACCTGGGCTCGACGGAGTACATAGTGACAAACAACGTGGACGCCCCAGGCACGCTGTCCTGGGACTCGAACACGCAGACGTTCACAGTAACGGTAGGCACTTGCACGTCCCAGTGCACGCGTTTCAGCACCGGCGGCAGCTCCACCGCCACGTTCAAGCCGATAAACGGCGCGACGCAGGCGGGGGGCCTCAGGGACACAGCCGGCAACGGCGCCACGCAGACGGTGAACGAAGTGGGCGTGCACTTCTAG
- a CDS encoding MOSC domain-containing protein encodes MSKPAEGRVSALWLNKGSRKPLQPVDVAALIPGKGAAGDRHARADRQRRSVLVMDEETLSALELAPGDVREQITTAGIDIYSLRPGDRIAFGNQAVLQITMECEPCERMDELKDGLQEAIRGRRGMLAFVERGGRITVGDPVRIARSE; translated from the coding sequence ATGTCGAAACCAGCAGAAGGCCGCGTGTCCGCCCTGTGGCTCAATAAAGGCAGCCGCAAGCCGCTGCAGCCTGTAGACGTCGCCGCACTGATCCCCGGCAAAGGCGCGGCAGGCGACCGCCATGCCCGCGCGGACCGGCAGCGCCGCTCCGTGCTGGTCATGGACGAGGAGACGCTCTCCGCCCTGGAGCTCGCGCCCGGCGACGTGAGGGAGCAAATAACCACCGCCGGCATCGATATCTATTCACTGCGGCCCGGCGACCGGATCGCCTTCGGAAACCAGGCCGTCCTCCAGATCACCATGGAGTGCGAGCCGTGCGAGCGCATGGACGAGCTTAAAGACGGCCTTCAGGAGGCCATCCGCGGCCGTCGCGGCATGCTGGCATTCGTGGAGCGCGGAGGCAGGATAACCGTCGGAGACCCTGTCCGGATTGCCAGGAGCGAGTAG
- a CDS encoding DUF3500 domain-containing protein → MAVACRAFAGDQCGDVYRLQRLAAAFIEPQGGHAAFCWFRHGDCSQWVLHKVPPNAAWGKGACYTRGTKAPGHRGEEMQHYIVAPEVVGRMSRAAMSLLGVLGDEERRAATFEFADQERLNWHFVPRPRKGFPRKRMSDRQVAAADALMETGLSPSGYRKAKAIIDLEVILREAETMANELIHDRDPGLYYYSIFGDPAGPMPWGWRLEGHHVSLNYTVSGDRLSITPAFFGANPAEVRHGDHKGMRILRDEEEIARGLARSLSSDQAGRAIIAGKAPRDIATRDRAKVDMGAPVGLQVGAMTAGQAEAALRLVRLYIERHPAVAGELVWAAVEAASTGDVHFAWAGGLELGQGH, encoded by the coding sequence ATGGCGGTCGCCTGCCGCGCCTTTGCCGGGGATCAGTGCGGCGACGTCTACAGGCTGCAGCGGCTTGCGGCTGCCTTTATTGAGCCACAGGGCGGACACGCGGCCTTCTGCTGGTTTCGACATGGGGACTGCTCACAATGGGTTTTGCATAAGGTACCTCCTAACGCCGCCTGGGGCAAGGGTGCGTGCTATACTCGCGGTACGAAAGCGCCAGGTCACCGAGGCGAAGAGATGCAGCACTATATTGTCGCCCCCGAAGTGGTGGGGAGGATGTCCCGAGCCGCAATGTCTTTGCTCGGCGTGCTGGGAGACGAGGAGAGGCGCGCGGCCACGTTCGAATTCGCGGACCAGGAACGGCTGAACTGGCACTTTGTCCCGCGCCCTCGGAAGGGGTTTCCGCGAAAACGGATGAGCGACAGGCAGGTTGCGGCGGCGGACGCGCTCATGGAGACGGGGCTTAGCCCGTCCGGCTACAGGAAAGCGAAGGCGATAATTGACCTGGAGGTCATCCTGCGCGAAGCCGAGACGATGGCGAACGAGCTGATCCACGACCGCGACCCGGGGCTGTACTACTACAGCATATTCGGCGATCCCGCCGGGCCGATGCCGTGGGGATGGCGGTTGGAGGGCCACCACGTTTCGCTCAACTACACGGTGTCCGGCGACAGGCTCTCCATTACGCCGGCATTCTTTGGAGCGAATCCCGCGGAGGTGCGCCACGGGGATCACAAGGGCATGCGGATACTGCGGGACGAGGAGGAGATTGCGAGAGGCCTGGCGCGGTCCCTATCCTCAGATCAGGCGGGTCGCGCGATCATAGCGGGCAAGGCGCCACGGGACATTGCGACGCGGGACAGGGCGAAGGTGGACATGGGCGCGCCGGTGGGCCTGCAGGTGGGTGCGATGACGGCTGGCCAGGCTGAGGCGGCGCTTCGACTGGTCAGGCTATATATCGAGAGGCATCCGGCAGTGGCCGGCGAACTGGTGTGGGCCGCGGTTGAGGCCGCCAGCACTGGGGATGTCCATTTCGCGTGGGCAGGCGGCCTGGAGCTGGGGCAAGGGCACTAA